Proteins co-encoded in one Bacteroidota bacterium genomic window:
- a CDS encoding CofH family radical SAM protein — MNVDQLLKRALKFEFLSKEEGVFLFHNAPLAELTFVANELRKIQKPDNKVTWIIDRNVNTTNVCIANCKFCNFYRIPGHAESYITTMHQYEQKIEETFRYGGEQLLLQGGHHPELGLNYYVDLFKELKRLYPTLKLHALGPPEIAHITKLEKSTHTQVLAALKSAGMDSLPGAGAEILNDRVRRLISKGKCSGREWLDVMRAAHQLNITTSATMMFGHIETIEERFEHLVWLREVQHEKPKDAKGFLAFIPWPFQDDGTLLRRHKGIRNTTSGDEYVRMISLSRIMLPNIVNIQASWLTVGKQVAQLCLHAGANDFGSIMIEENVVSVAGAPHRFTSKGIQEAIFEAGFEPQLRNQQYEYRAIPATMEQQIINY; from the coding sequence ATGAATGTAGACCAATTACTTAAGCGTGCATTAAAATTTGAATTTCTTTCGAAAGAGGAAGGAGTATTTTTATTTCACAATGCCCCTCTGGCCGAATTAACTTTTGTTGCCAATGAATTACGAAAAATTCAAAAACCCGATAATAAGGTTACCTGGATTATTGACCGAAATGTAAACACCACTAACGTTTGTATTGCCAACTGTAAATTTTGCAATTTTTACCGTATTCCCGGACATGCTGAATCGTACATCACAACGATGCATCAATATGAGCAAAAAATTGAAGAAACTTTTCGTTATGGTGGTGAACAATTGTTGCTGCAAGGAGGACATCACCCTGAATTAGGATTGAATTATTATGTTGATTTGTTTAAGGAATTAAAACGATTGTATCCTACCTTAAAATTACATGCACTTGGGCCACCTGAAATAGCACACATTACGAAGCTTGAAAAATCAACACATACTCAAGTACTTGCTGCATTAAAGTCAGCAGGTATGGATTCATTGCCGGGTGCAGGTGCCGAAATTTTAAACGATCGTGTAAGAAGATTAATTTCGAAAGGTAAATGTAGCGGACGCGAATGGTTAGATGTAATGCGTGCTGCTCATCAACTAAATATTACTACCTCCGCCACCATGATGTTTGGACATATTGAAACAATTGAAGAGCGGTTTGAACACTTGGTGTGGTTACGAGAAGTGCAGCATGAAAAACCAAAAGATGCCAAGGGGTTTTTAGCGTTTATTCCATGGCCATTTCAAGATGATGGTACCCTGTTGCGGCGACATAAAGGAATACGAAATACAACCAGTGGCGACGAATATGTTCGAATGATTTCTTTAAGTCGTATTATGCTTCCAAACATTGTCAACATACAAGCTTCGTGGCTTACAGTTGGGAAACAAGTTGCCCAATTGTGTTTACATGCAGGTGCCAACGATTTTGGGTCGATTATGATTGAAGAAAATGTTGTTTCGGTTGCAGGTGCTCCTCATCGATTTACTTCAAAAGGCATTCAGGAAGCCATATTTGAAGCAGGTTTCGAACCACAGTTGCGAAATCAACAATATGAGTACAGAGCTATTCCAGCAACAATGGAACAACAAATTATTAATTATTAG
- a CDS encoding DUF47 domain-containing protein, with amino-acid sequence MKFDNLIQALIPKDKKFFTMFEKATSNLVTISKVLVELANASSPERRMELAKEIDDLEHLGDQFSHSIFSELAATFITPFDREDIHSLTSAIDDIVDHIHGASKRIILYKFERISPAMQKLSELILHGSEELHKAVCELRNMKNVSAMREACVRINSIENHADDIFDMAVAQLFEEEKSAVEIIKTKEVLQTLETATDKCEDAANVIESIMIKYA; translated from the coding sequence ATGAAATTCGACAATCTAATTCAAGCGCTAATTCCAAAAGATAAAAAGTTCTTTACCATGTTTGAAAAGGCAACTTCAAATTTGGTTACTATTTCAAAAGTATTGGTCGAATTAGCTAATGCATCATCACCTGAACGCCGCATGGAATTAGCTAAAGAAATTGACGACCTGGAACATCTCGGAGATCAGTTTTCGCACTCTATTTTTAGTGAACTGGCAGCAACCTTTATCACACCGTTTGATCGCGAAGATATACATTCACTTACCTCAGCTATTGACGACATTGTGGATCATATACACGGAGCTTCAAAACGAATCATACTTTATAAATTTGAACGCATTTCACCTGCCATGCAAAAGTTGTCGGAATTAATTTTACATGGTTCTGAAGAATTACACAAAGCAGTTTGTGAATTGCGAAACATGAAAAATGTTAGTGCTATGCGCGAAGCTTGTGTTCGAATCAATAGTATTGAAAATCACGCCGACGATATTTTTGATATGGCAGTTGCACAACTTTTTGAAGAAGAAAAGAGTGCGGTTGAAATTATCAAAACCAAAGAAGTTCTTCAAACACTTGAAACAGCAACTGATAAATGTGAGGACGCTGCCAATGTAATTGAATCCATTATGATTAAATACGCTTAA
- a CDS encoding inorganic phosphate transporter, which yields MTFLVIIIILALVFDYINGFHDAANSIATVVSTKVLTPFQAVLWAALFNFVAFFLFKDHAVANTISKTVHKEFITLTVIFSGLIAAIVWNLLTWWYGIPSSSSHTLIGGFAGAALAHAYISTGFVGFAEVVEMEKITKTILFIFLAPLIGMMVSMYIALVTLMRNTWLRILVILITAACTWVLFDYLEQSKLAENVKKYYKIEQLTKEVETKPELQVKLDSAIYAVAVTKPLLADFNTKGATQIATEVKQTIDPGLDEKKFAKELKKADNSIIINSIMLAILIFILAYIYSEKIKSPTASRIGKMFKKLQLLSSAAFSIGHGGNDAQKVMGIISAAMIANGNIADIKQMPDWVPLACYAAIGLGTLSGGWKIVKTMGSKITKVTPLEGVCAETSGALTLFMTEQMGIPVSTTHTITGSIIGVGATKRLSAVRWGVTVNLMWAWILTIPVSAFIAGLVYSFIHFFNLAPN from the coding sequence ATGACATTTCTGGTAATTATTATTATTCTGGCGCTTGTTTTCGATTACATCAATGGTTTTCACGATGCTGCCAATTCAATTGCAACCGTAGTTTCGACAAAGGTGCTAACTCCTTTTCAAGCTGTGTTATGGGCGGCCTTGTTTAACTTTGTAGCCTTCTTTTTGTTTAAAGATCACGCTGTCGCGAACACCATTTCTAAAACGGTACACAAGGAATTTATTACACTTACCGTTATATTTTCAGGATTAATTGCTGCCATCGTATGGAATTTATTAACCTGGTGGTATGGTATTCCTTCGTCTTCCTCGCATACACTCATTGGAGGATTTGCCGGTGCTGCACTTGCTCATGCTTATATATCAACAGGTTTTGTAGGCTTTGCAGAAGTTGTTGAAATGGAAAAAATTACAAAAACCATCTTGTTTATTTTTCTTGCTCCTTTAATAGGTATGATGGTATCTATGTACATTGCACTGGTCACGCTGATGCGGAATACTTGGCTGCGTATTCTGGTAATTCTCATCACTGCTGCATGTACCTGGGTTCTTTTTGATTATTTGGAACAAAGTAAATTGGCTGAGAATGTCAAAAAATATTATAAAATAGAGCAATTAACTAAGGAAGTTGAAACCAAGCCGGAATTGCAGGTTAAGCTCGACTCGGCAATATATGCAGTTGCAGTAACCAAACCTTTACTGGCAGATTTTAACACCAAAGGTGCAACACAAATTGCCACAGAAGTAAAACAAACAATTGATCCGGGTTTGGATGAAAAGAAGTTTGCCAAAGAGTTAAAGAAAGCCGACAATTCTATAATTATTAATAGCATCATGTTGGCCATATTGATTTTTATTTTGGCTTATATTTATTCTGAAAAAATAAAAAGTCCAACTGCTTCACGAATAGGAAAAATGTTTAAAAAATTGCAATTGTTATCCTCTGCTGCTTTCAGTATTGGACACGGAGGTAATGATGCGCAAAAAGTGATGGGTATTATTTCGGCTGCCATGATTGCGAACGGAAACATTGCCGATATTAAGCAAATGCCCGATTGGGTGCCATTGGCATGTTATGCAGCTATAGGATTAGGTACTTTAAGTGGAGGTTGGAAAATAGTAAAAACGATGGGTTCTAAAATTACCAAAGTAACTCCACTCGAAGGTGTTTGTGCTGAAACTTCAGGAGCCCTTACCTTATTTATGACTGAACAAATGGGAATTCCGGTTAGTACAACTCACACCATCACTGGTTCTATTATTGGCGTTGGAGCAACAAAGCGATTGTCGGCAGTACGTTGGGGTGTTACTGTTAATTTAATGTGGGCTTGGATTTTAACTATTCCAGTAAGTGCATTTATTGCAGGTTTAGTTTATTCATTCATTCATTTTTTCAACCTGGCTCCAAATTAA
- a CDS encoding polyprenol monophosphomannose synthase yields MSDSLVIIPTYNEKENIEKIIRKVFSLPKVFHILIIEDNSPDGTAAIIKKLMTEFDGRLFIEERKGKLGLGTAYIHGFRWALQKNYSYIFEMDADFSHNPDDLVRLYEACHTQGADLAIGSRYTRGGRVKNWPLSRILMSYFASVYARLILWFNVSDTTAGFKCYKSKVLQRIHLDDIKFTGYAFQIEMKYTAHKLGFKIVEVPITFIDRQEGVSKMSTKIFKEAFFGVLQMRFKKIK; encoded by the coding sequence GTGTCCGATAGTCTAGTTATTATACCCACTTACAATGAAAAGGAAAATATCGAAAAAATTATTCGAAAGGTATTTTCATTGCCGAAGGTTTTCCATATCTTAATTATTGAAGATAATTCACCAGATGGAACAGCGGCTATCATTAAGAAACTAATGACCGAGTTTGACGGGCGCCTTTTCATTGAAGAACGCAAAGGTAAATTAGGTTTAGGTACTGCTTACATTCATGGTTTTCGTTGGGCTTTGCAGAAAAACTACAGCTATATTTTCGAAATGGATGCTGATTTTTCACACAATCCCGACGATTTAGTTCGGCTCTATGAAGCATGTCATACACAAGGTGCCGACCTGGCTATAGGTTCGCGCTATACACGTGGAGGAAGGGTGAAAAACTGGCCATTGTCGCGTATTTTAATGTCCTATTTTGCTTCGGTTTATGCACGCCTAATTCTTTGGTTTAATGTGAGTGATACTACTGCTGGATTCAAATGTTACAAAAGCAAAGTATTGCAACGTATACATTTGGATGATATTAAATTTACCGGTTATGCATTTCAAATTGAGATGAAATACACCGCTCATAAATTAGGATTCAAAATAGTTGAAGTTCCAATTACCTTTATCGATAGGCAAGAAGGCGTTTCAAAAATGAGCACGAAAATTTTTAAGGAAGCATTTTTTGGTGTATTACAGATGCGATTCAAAAAAATAAAATAA
- a CDS encoding dihydroorotase, with the protein MTPILIKNASIVNENNIFMGSVFLQNNLIAKIFEGTISTEQIENLPSETRIIDAIGQYLLPGIIDDQVHFREPGLTHKGTIHSESRAAVAGGITSYMEMPNTVPNVFTQQLLEEKYQLAANSSFANYSFFMGASNTNLEEVLKTNPQNVCGIKVFMGSSTGNMLVDNRETLEALFAKSKMLIALHCEDEKTIRENLQVAKNNFGEQIPVQQHPVIRSAEACYLSSSLAVELARKHNTRIHILHISTAKETSLFESKPLREKRITAEACVHHLWFCDDDYQRLGNFIKWNPAIKSTSDRNAIWKALLDNRIDVVATDHAPHTIAEKQNSYLTAPSGGPLVQHSLVAMLEFHHQKKISLQQVVTKMCHNVAELFQIEKRGFIRESYYADLVLVDLNSPWTVTKSNILAACGWSPFEGVSFQSKVTHTFVNGQLVFENGTINESIRGQRLLFTRS; encoded by the coding sequence ATGACTCCTATTCTCATTAAAAATGCAAGTATCGTTAATGAGAATAACATTTTCATGGGCAGTGTTTTTCTTCAAAATAATTTAATTGCAAAAATTTTTGAAGGAACAATTTCTACCGAACAAATCGAAAATCTCCCGAGCGAAACTCGAATAATAGATGCAATCGGGCAATATTTACTCCCCGGTATTATTGATGATCAAGTTCATTTTCGTGAACCCGGCTTAACTCATAAAGGAACAATACACAGCGAATCGCGCGCAGCAGTTGCAGGTGGCATTACCTCCTATATGGAAATGCCCAACACGGTTCCGAATGTTTTCACACAGCAGTTGTTGGAAGAAAAATATCAATTGGCAGCCAATTCTTCATTTGCCAATTATTCATTTTTTATGGGTGCTTCTAATACTAATTTGGAAGAAGTGCTCAAAACAAATCCTCAAAACGTTTGTGGTATAAAAGTTTTTATGGGCTCATCCACAGGAAATATGTTGGTTGATAATCGAGAAACTTTGGAAGCATTGTTTGCAAAATCAAAAATGCTCATTGCGCTTCATTGTGAAGATGAAAAAACGATTCGTGAGAATTTACAGGTAGCAAAAAACAATTTTGGTGAGCAAATTCCTGTTCAACAACATCCAGTGATAAGAAGTGCTGAAGCTTGTTATTTGTCGTCATCGCTGGCGGTTGAATTGGCAAGAAAACACAATACCCGAATTCACATTCTACACATTTCAACTGCAAAAGAAACATCTTTGTTTGAATCAAAACCACTTCGCGAAAAGCGGATAACCGCAGAAGCATGTGTACATCATTTGTGGTTTTGTGATGATGATTATCAGCGTTTAGGAAATTTTATAAAATGGAATCCTGCAATTAAATCTACTTCCGACCGAAATGCTATTTGGAAAGCTTTACTCGACAATCGTATTGATGTGGTTGCAACCGACCATGCTCCACATACCATTGCTGAAAAGCAAAACTCTTATTTAACGGCTCCTTCAGGCGGACCATTGGTGCAACATTCCTTGGTTGCGATGCTCGAATTTCATCATCAGAAAAAAATTAGTTTGCAACAAGTAGTAACAAAAATGTGTCACAATGTAGCTGAGTTATTTCAAATTGAAAAACGCGGGTTCATTCGTGAAAGTTACTATGCTGATTTAGTTCTTGTTGATTTAAATTCACCTTGGACCGTTACCAAATCAAATATTTTGGCAGCTTGTGGATGGTCGCCTTTTGAAGGTGTTTCATTCCAATCAAAGGTTACCCATACCTTTGTAAATGGACAATTGGTTTTTGAAAATGGCACTATCAACGAAAGTATTCGAGGACAAAGATTGCTTTTCACACGAAGCTAA
- a CDS encoding YicC family protein, which produces MIKSMTGFGKASLPFKDKTLQVEIRSLNSKQIDLSLKLPSLFRSKELELRAQCAKFIERGKADVTIYFEQKEIEKNLNINTALAKAYYHELKKLAIELQAPVDDLLTHILKLPEVLKAEAEEVNEQDEEQLKSVLYLALQEFSKFREAEGKNLETEFSSRISTLLNLLQTVEQLDKERAITVRNRIEKNIEELITKERIDQNRLEQELIYYLEKMDITEEKLRLKVHCDYFIKTMLEEDAVGRKLGFITQEIGREINTIGSKANDSAIQKVVVQMKDELEKIKEQLLNVL; this is translated from the coding sequence ATGATTAAATCGATGACCGGCTTTGGTAAGGCCTCTTTGCCATTTAAAGACAAAACCTTGCAAGTTGAAATACGCTCGTTAAATAGCAAGCAAATCGATTTGAGTTTAAAATTACCGAGCTTGTTTCGCAGCAAAGAACTGGAGCTTAGAGCACAGTGTGCAAAATTTATTGAGCGTGGAAAAGCGGATGTTACAATTTATTTTGAGCAAAAGGAAATCGAAAAAAATTTAAACATCAACACTGCATTGGCTAAAGCGTATTACCACGAATTAAAAAAGCTTGCCATTGAGTTACAAGCCCCTGTTGATGATTTGTTGACGCATATTTTAAAACTTCCGGAAGTATTAAAAGCGGAGGCTGAAGAAGTAAATGAACAAGATGAAGAACAGCTAAAAAGTGTACTTTACCTGGCTTTGCAGGAATTTTCGAAATTTAGGGAAGCGGAAGGTAAGAACTTGGAAACTGAATTTTCTTCTCGAATTTCAACGCTTTTGAATTTGCTTCAAACGGTTGAACAGTTAGACAAGGAAAGAGCTATCACAGTTCGAAATCGAATCGAAAAAAATATTGAAGAGCTCATTACCAAAGAACGTATTGACCAAAATCGACTCGAACAGGAATTGATATATTACCTCGAGAAAATGGACATCACCGAAGAAAAACTTCGTCTTAAAGTGCATTGCGATTATTTTATTAAAACCATGCTTGAGGAAGATGCTGTTGGACGCAAACTTGGATTTATCACTCAGGAAATTGGCCGCGAAATAAATACCATTGGCTCAAAGGCAAACGATTCGGCTATTCAAAAGGTAGTAGTACAAATGAAAGATGAACTCGAAAAAATTAAAGAACAACTGTTAAATGTGCTTTAA
- the gmk gene encoding guanylate kinase, which translates to MEGKLIIFSAPSGAGKTTIVQHLLAKFPVLEFSVSACSRAKRKDEKEAEDYYFLSVDEFKQKIERNEFLEWEEVYTNHFYGTLRSEINRIWNKGHHVIFDVDVHGGLNLKKIFGNRALAVFVKAPSIQHLENRLKLRETETAESIARRINKAGEEMELASKFDEIVLNDQMEHAFSQAEEIVSKFLETK; encoded by the coding sequence ATGGAAGGTAAACTCATAATTTTTTCTGCTCCTTCAGGTGCTGGCAAAACAACTATCGTGCAGCACCTACTTGCCAAATTTCCGGTATTGGAATTTTCTGTTTCAGCCTGCAGTCGTGCTAAGCGAAAAGATGAAAAGGAAGCAGAAGATTACTATTTTTTATCGGTTGATGAATTCAAACAAAAAATAGAGCGCAATGAATTTTTAGAGTGGGAGGAAGTTTATACCAATCATTTTTACGGAACACTACGATCTGAAATCAACCGGATTTGGAACAAGGGCCACCATGTTATTTTTGATGTGGATGTGCACGGTGGTTTAAATTTGAAAAAAATTTTTGGTAACAGAGCGCTAGCGGTTTTTGTTAAAGCACCCTCTATACAACACCTCGAAAACCGACTTAAATTGCGTGAAACAGAAACTGCTGAAAGTATTGCTCGACGAATAAATAAGGCAGGAGAAGAAATGGAACTTGCTTCTAAGTTTGATGAAATTGTGCTCAACGACCAAATGGAACATGCATTCAGTCAAGCTGAAGAAATCGTAAGTAAATTTTTAGAAACGAAGTAA
- a CDS encoding putative metal-dependent hydrolase — protein MSVKNSNNDSLRYPIGKFAFPDTFSEASIAGWINDISKLPEQLIQLVDGLSEAQLLLTYREGGWNCIQLINHLIDSHSNSIIRFKLALTEDYPTIRPYKEELFALLADSMHAPVDQSLLLIKLMHARWVILLNSIKKEEWERKLFHPDSKRDFTLYQLLALYAWHGKHHLAHIKLTQQNH, from the coding sequence ATGTCTGTTAAAAATTCGAATAATGATAGTTTAAGGTATCCGATAGGAAAATTCGCTTTTCCTGATACTTTTTCAGAAGCTTCAATCGCTGGTTGGATAAACGACATTTCCAAGCTCCCTGAGCAGCTTATACAGCTTGTTGATGGCTTGAGTGAAGCTCAGTTATTGCTTACATATCGTGAAGGTGGGTGGAATTGTATACAATTGATAAATCACTTGATTGACAGTCATTCCAATTCTATTATTCGTTTTAAGTTAGCACTTACTGAGGATTATCCTACTATTCGACCATATAAAGAAGAATTATTTGCATTGCTTGCCGATTCAATGCATGCACCGGTTGATCAGTCGCTTTTATTAATAAAATTAATGCATGCTCGTTGGGTAATATTATTGAACTCTATTAAAAAGGAGGAATGGGAACGTAAATTATTTCATCCTGACTCAAAACGCGATTTTACCCTTTATCAGTTACTCGCTTTATACGCTTGGCACGGAAAGCATCATTTAGCGCATATAAAATTAACACAACAAAACCACTAA
- a CDS encoding nucleotide pyrophosphohydrolase yields the protein MTIEAAQKEVDNWIKMHGVRYFSELTNMALLTEEVGEVARIIARTYGEQSTKKTEQNADLKDELADVLFVLICLANQTGIDLTEALKNNLAKKTQRDSERHKSNKKLL from the coding sequence ATGACAATAGAGGCTGCACAAAAAGAAGTAGATAACTGGATTAAAATGCATGGTGTGCGTTATTTTAGTGAGCTCACTAATATGGCTTTGTTAACCGAAGAAGTAGGAGAAGTAGCTCGAATTATTGCGCGCACTTACGGCGAGCAATCGACAAAAAAAACTGAACAAAACGCCGATTTAAAAGATGAGCTTGCCGATGTATTATTTGTATTAATTTGTTTGGCAAATCAAACCGGGATTGATTTAACGGAGGCCTTAAAAAATAATTTGGCAAAAAAAACACAACGCGATAGTGAGCGCCATAAAAGCAACAAGAAATTACTTTAG
- a CDS encoding D-tyrosyl-tRNA(Tyr) deacylase gives MKAVIQRVSKAKVCIRKLLKAEIGNGLLVLIGIEEADTKEDIDWLCLKLSNLRIFDDASGVMNLSVRDINGEVLAVSQFTLMASTKKGNRPSYIKAARPEIAIPIYQQFVQQLEKELGKTVPTGEFGADMQIELLNDGPVTICIDTKNKE, from the coding sequence ATGAAAGCAGTAATACAAAGAGTTTCAAAAGCTAAAGTTTGCATTCGTAAACTGCTTAAGGCAGAAATCGGAAATGGGCTATTAGTTTTAATAGGCATAGAAGAAGCAGATACCAAAGAGGACATTGATTGGCTTTGTTTGAAATTGAGCAATTTGCGCATATTTGACGATGCAAGTGGAGTGATGAATTTATCGGTTCGCGATATAAATGGCGAAGTTTTAGCGGTAAGTCAATTTACCTTAATGGCGAGTACAAAAAAAGGAAATCGCCCCTCCTATATTAAGGCAGCACGTCCCGAAATTGCTATTCCAATTTATCAGCAATTTGTGCAACAACTAGAAAAGGAACTTGGAAAGACTGTTCCAACCGGCGAATTCGGCGCCGACATGCAAATTGAATTACTAAACGATGGCCCGGTAACCATTTGTATTGATACCAAAAACAAAGAATAA
- the rsgA gene encoding ribosome small subunit-dependent GTPase A, translating into MTAVVIKSTGSWYTVLTAEGVKVDCRIKGNFRIKDIKSTNPIAVGDHVQFEFEKSLDTETEPKGIIHTIEPRKNYIIRKSINLSRQTHILAANIDRAYLLVTISSPRTSLGFIDRFLVSAEAYHIPVSIIFTKMDQWTKEDIAGVEERTSIYSKIGYPCLPISALKETDVKQLRLLMKDKINLVSGHSGVGKSTLINALDPLLQIKTAQLSEAHNKGTHTTTFAEMHPLTSGGYIIDTPGIKEIGVVEIAREELWSFFPELRDRVNQCKYNNCLHVNEPGCSVKQAVESGEIASSRYNSYLSILSGE; encoded by the coding sequence ATGACAGCTGTAGTTATTAAGTCAACAGGTAGTTGGTATACCGTACTTACAGCTGAAGGTGTAAAGGTAGATTGCAGGATAAAAGGAAACTTCAGAATTAAAGATATTAAAAGCACCAATCCCATTGCAGTTGGCGATCATGTTCAATTTGAATTTGAAAAAAGCCTTGATACTGAAACTGAGCCTAAAGGAATTATTCACACCATTGAGCCAAGAAAAAATTACATCATTCGAAAATCAATTAATCTATCTCGTCAAACACATATTTTAGCGGCCAATATAGATCGTGCTTACCTCTTGGTGACCATTTCATCGCCACGAACTTCTTTAGGATTTATTGACCGATTTTTAGTTAGTGCAGAAGCCTATCATATTCCAGTAAGCATTATATTTACTAAAATGGATCAATGGACCAAAGAAGATATTGCCGGCGTTGAAGAACGAACATCAATATATTCAAAAATAGGCTATCCCTGTTTGCCAATTTCGGCATTAAAAGAAACGGATGTTAAGCAGCTCCGTTTGCTAATGAAAGATAAAATAAACTTGGTAAGCGGGCACTCGGGTGTTGGTAAATCAACCTTAATAAACGCATTAGATCCTTTACTGCAAATTAAAACTGCACAACTATCGGAAGCACATAATAAGGGCACACACACTACCACTTTCGCCGAAATGCATCCATTGACATCCGGTGGATACATCATCGATACCCCCGGAATAAAAGAAATTGGAGTGGTTGAAATTGCACGCGAAGAGCTCTGGAGTTTTTTTCCGGAATTACGCGATCGTGTAAATCAATGTAAGTACAACAACTGTTTACACGTTAATGAGCCTGGATGCAGTGTAAAACAAGCTGTTGAAAGTGGCGAAATTGCTAGCAGCCGCTACAATAGCTATTTAAGTATTTTAAGTGGAGAATAA
- the gldA gene encoding gliding motility-associated ABC transporter ATP-binding subunit GldA produces MSIQVNNITKLYGKQKALNEVSFEVAKGEIIGFLGPNGAGKSTMMKIITCFIPPSTGSVSVCGYDVNEQSIEVRRCVGYLPENNPLYLDMYVKEYLEFIAGIHSLGKKTKPRIHEMIEITGLQLEQHKKIGALSKGYRQRVGLAQALIHDPKVLILDEPTTGLDPNQLAEIRDLIRKVGKEKTVMLSTHIMQEVKAVCDRVIIINKGNIVANDTTETLQNTRTKQQVVKVEFDKQVSKQKLTSIAGIDTVEEITPTQWKLISFKEADIRPTIFQFAVANQLAVLTLQKEEQSLEDVFKQLTQ; encoded by the coding sequence ATGTCAATTCAAGTCAATAACATAACCAAGCTTTACGGCAAACAAAAAGCACTCAATGAGGTTTCTTTTGAAGTTGCTAAAGGCGAAATCATAGGATTTCTTGGTCCGAATGGAGCAGGAAAATCAACCATGATGAAAATTATTACTTGCTTTATTCCTCCAAGCACAGGAAGTGTTTCGGTTTGTGGTTATGATGTGAACGAACAGTCAATTGAAGTGCGTCGTTGCGTTGGATATCTTCCCGAAAACAATCCGCTATACCTCGACATGTATGTGAAAGAATACCTCGAATTTATTGCGGGTATTCATTCTTTAGGAAAAAAGACGAAGCCGCGCATTCATGAAATGATTGAAATAACCGGTCTTCAATTAGAACAACATAAAAAAATTGGAGCCTTGTCAAAAGGCTACCGTCAGCGTGTAGGTCTGGCGCAAGCACTAATTCACGATCCCAAAGTACTCATATTGGATGAACCAACCACCGGATTAGATCCCAATCAATTGGCAGAGATTCGTGACTTGATTCGCAAGGTGGGTAAAGAAAAGACCGTAATGTTAAGTACACACATTATGCAAGAAGTAAAAGCTGTTTGCGACCGGGTAATCATTATCAACAAAGGAAATATTGTAGCAAACGATACTACCGAAACATTACAAAATACACGCACAAAACAACAAGTAGTTAAGGTCGAATTTGACAAACAAGTTTCGAAACAAAAACTAACAAGCATTGCCGGCATTGATACGGTTGAAGAAATTACTCCAACACAATGGAAACTTATTTCTTTTAAAGAAGCGGATATTCGACCAACAATTTTTCAATTTGCCGTTGCCAATCAATTAGCTGTACTTACGTTACAAAAGGAAGAACAATCCTTGGAAGATGTATTTAAACAGCTAACACAATAA